The proteins below are encoded in one region of Aquisphaera giovannonii:
- a CDS encoding PSD1 and planctomycete cytochrome C domain-containing protein translates to MRRAPFGSIGLAWVLAFLATARERAWAGDESQAEFFESRVRPVLATRCFECHGEKKQKGGLRLDSSQAMRAGGDTGPAIVADDPTHSPLIEAIRHEGAVKMPPRGKLEAAEIDALTEWVKRGAPWPAAEGPVRPQAASPGQAISEADRDFWAFRPVRDVPPPAVSRAGWPKSSVDPFILAKLEEKGLQPSPPADKRTLLRRASFDLIGLPPTPEEVESFVRDESPEAFARVVERLLASPHYGERWGRHWLDVARYGEDQAHSFQPRLYPNGFRYRDWVADALNRDMPYDRFILEQVAGDLLDEPGRIERLAALGFFALGPVYYGDPKKFDQVDDRIDTMARGFLGLTVACARCHDHKYDPIPTSDYYSLAGVFLSTEYEEAPAAPERQVRAYDAAQAAIDGKARQIEALLRSCSANARAAESVRYLVAALELRAVRSGEGRPTSRDVAKREGLESGRLDRWASLLERSKDQPRVAELLRAAGPAAGKADDESKRAVAHAAEAFRKHVEAVLASQDAGRPVDAADGTLVGALFDGKGPLALNKDRVEKDLPPEARARLVSLRSEEARLRQEAPPKYPVVHTLKDAAKPADASVLVRGNPATPGPKVPRHFLSILGGSTPFASGSGRLELARAIASPDNPLTARVMVNRIWHHHFGRGLVRTTSNFGNLGERPSHPELLDLLARRFIDGGWSMKALHREILLSATYQQASRADARAEEVDPENVLLSRMNRRRLEVEAWRDAVLAVSGRLDPEIGGPSRSLDDPGNRRRTCYAAVSRHDLAALLRLFDFPDPNITGAERTRTTVPLQGLVVLNDELLVDGALALAARVRASAADDDARIRAAYALLFGRPATDQERRIGRDYLAAPEPEGATPGGLSRWDRYAQALLATNEFVFID, encoded by the coding sequence ATGAGGCGAGCTCCCTTCGGATCGATCGGCCTTGCCTGGGTGCTCGCCTTCCTGGCGACGGCCCGCGAGCGGGCATGGGCCGGGGACGAGTCGCAGGCCGAGTTCTTCGAGTCCAGGGTCCGGCCGGTCCTGGCGACGCGGTGCTTCGAGTGCCACGGCGAGAAGAAGCAGAAGGGGGGCCTGCGGCTGGACTCGTCCCAGGCCATGCGGGCAGGCGGCGACACGGGGCCGGCGATCGTCGCGGACGACCCGACGCACAGCCCGCTGATCGAGGCCATCCGGCATGAGGGGGCGGTCAAGATGCCGCCCAGGGGGAAGCTCGAGGCCGCCGAGATCGACGCCCTCACCGAATGGGTGAAACGCGGGGCACCCTGGCCCGCCGCCGAGGGCCCGGTGCGGCCCCAGGCCGCCTCACCCGGCCAGGCCATCAGCGAGGCGGATCGGGACTTCTGGGCCTTCCGGCCGGTCCGCGACGTGCCGCCGCCCGCCGTGTCTCGGGCGGGCTGGCCGAAATCCTCAGTCGATCCATTCATCCTCGCGAAGCTCGAGGAGAAGGGCTTGCAGCCCTCGCCGCCCGCCGACAAGCGGACGCTCCTGCGGCGGGCCAGCTTCGACCTGATCGGCCTTCCGCCCACGCCCGAGGAGGTGGAGTCGTTCGTCCGCGACGAATCCCCGGAGGCGTTCGCCCGGGTCGTCGAGCGCCTGCTGGCCTCGCCGCATTACGGCGAGCGCTGGGGGCGTCACTGGCTGGACGTCGCCCGATACGGCGAGGACCAGGCCCACTCGTTCCAGCCAAGGCTCTATCCCAACGGGTTCCGCTATCGCGACTGGGTGGCCGACGCGTTGAACCGGGACATGCCATACGACCGGTTCATCCTGGAGCAGGTGGCCGGCGACCTGCTCGACGAGCCCGGGCGGATCGAGCGGCTGGCGGCCCTCGGCTTCTTCGCGCTGGGGCCGGTGTACTACGGCGACCCGAAGAAGTTCGACCAGGTCGACGACCGCATCGACACGATGGCCCGCGGTTTCCTGGGGCTGACCGTCGCCTGCGCCCGCTGCCACGACCACAAGTACGACCCGATCCCCACGTCCGATTACTACTCGCTGGCCGGGGTGTTCCTCAGCACCGAGTACGAGGAGGCGCCCGCCGCGCCTGAACGACAGGTGCGGGCCTACGACGCGGCGCAGGCCGCCATCGACGGCAAGGCCCGGCAGATCGAGGCCCTCCTCCGGTCTTGCTCGGCGAACGCCCGCGCGGCGGAGTCGGTGCGCTACCTCGTCGCGGCCCTGGAGCTCCGGGCGGTCCGTTCGGGGGAGGGCCGGCCGACGTCGCGGGATGTCGCGAAGCGGGAAGGCCTGGAGTCGGGACGCCTCGATCGCTGGGCCTCGCTGCTCGAACGCTCGAAGGACCAGCCGCGCGTGGCGGAGCTGCTCCGCGCCGCGGGCCCGGCGGCGGGCAAGGCCGACGACGAGTCGAAACGGGCCGTCGCCCACGCCGCCGAGGCGTTCCGGAAGCACGTCGAGGCGGTCCTGGCGAGCCAGGACGCCGGCCGGCCCGTCGATGCGGCGGACGGGACCCTGGTTGGCGCGTTATTCGACGGGAAGGGGCCCCTCGCCCTCAACAAGGACCGGGTCGAGAAGGATCTGCCGCCGGAAGCCAGGGCGAGGCTCGTCTCGCTCCGCTCGGAGGAGGCCCGACTCCGGCAGGAGGCGCCGCCGAAGTACCCCGTCGTCCATACCCTGAAGGACGCCGCGAAGCCCGCCGACGCGAGCGTGCTCGTGCGGGGCAACCCGGCGACGCCCGGGCCGAAGGTGCCGCGTCACTTCCTGAGCATCCTCGGCGGCTCCACCCCGTTCGCCTCCGGCAGCGGCCGGCTGGAGCTGGCCCGCGCGATCGCCAGCCCGGACAACCCGCTGACGGCCCGCGTGATGGTGAATCGGATCTGGCACCACCACTTCGGCCGCGGGCTGGTCCGCACGACGAGCAACTTCGGCAACCTCGGGGAGCGGCCGTCGCACCCCGAGCTGCTGGATCTCCTGGCCCGCCGCTTCATCGACGGGGGGTGGTCGATGAAGGCGCTCCATCGCGAGATCCTCCTCTCGGCCACCTATCAGCAGGCCTCCCGCGCCGACGCCCGGGCCGAGGAGGTGGACCCCGAGAACGTCCTCCTCTCGCGGATGAACCGCCGGCGACTGGAGGTCGAGGCCTGGCGCGACGCCGTGCTGGCCGTCTCCGGACGCCTGGACCCGGAGATCGGCGGGCCTTCGAGGTCGCTCGATGACCCCGGCAATCGGCGGCGGACCTGCTACGCCGCGGTCAGCCGGCACGACCTGGCGGCGCTGCTCCGGCTCTTCGACTTCCCCGATCCGAACATCACCGGCGCCGAGCGGACACGCACCACCGTCCCGCTACAGGGCCTCGTCGTCCTGAACGACGAGCTCCTCGTCGACGGTGCCCTCGCGCTGGCCGCGCGTGTCCGGGCCTCGGCGGCGGACGACGACGCCCGCATCCGTGCCGCCTATGCGCTGCTCTTCGGGCGTCCGGCCACGGATCAGGAGCGCCGGATTGGCCGGGACTACCTGGCGGCGCCCGAGCCCGAAGGCGCGACGCCGGGCGGGCTCAGTCGCTGGGATCGCTACGCCCAGGCCCTGCTCGCGACCAACGAATTCGTGTTCATCGACTGA